In Phaseolus vulgaris cultivar G19833 chromosome 3, P. vulgaris v2.0, whole genome shotgun sequence, the sequence TGCGGAAATTGTAccaaagtctttcacaaaccttctataaaaagaagcaaggccATGAAAGCTTCGTACATCATTCACATTGGTGGGTgttggccaatgttgaattgctacAACCTTTgattgatctacatgcacccctttaacacttacaacaaaccctaggaattctatatgatcaagtgaaaacatacatttagcaaggttagcatacaaatgttctttcctaagggtttctaacacttgtctaacatgcatcTTATGGTCACCcaaagacaagctataaatgaggatatcatcaaaataaacaaccacaaacttgccaatgaatggtcttaaaacatgatgcatgagacgcatgaatgtacttggtgcattagttaaaccaaaaggcataactaaccactcatacaagccaAAGTTGgttttaaaagcggttttccattcatctcccGATTTAATACGAATTTGATTatacccacttttaagatcaattttggtaaaaatttgtgaaccatgcaattcatccaacaaatcatctagcctagggatgggatgcctatatttgattgtaatgttatttatggccctacaatccgaacacatcctccatgacccgtcctttttagggacaagtatgaTAGGCATGGCACAAGGGCTCATcctatcttgaacccaccctttggcAATTAACTCTTctacttgttggcgaatttctcTAGTTTCACTTGggttggtcctatatgcgggacaatttggtaaagaagatcccaaaattaaatcaattttgtgttcaatccctcttaaaggtggaagtcctttaggaggatcttgaaacacatcatgAAATTCCTctaccaaattatccaaacaatgtGGACTATCCTAAAGTTTTTCTAACTCaagaggtctaggaatagctaaaaagaTAGGATTGTGAGAAACTATTACCTTGTTGACCGCATGGCTAGAGATAAGAAGGGCCTTCTTAGAACTTTTTGtattttcactctccctctttttcttcataagaatttggtcctcatggacttctcttagagagagagattttaatatgaccttgtgtccatggaagtcaaaagaaagtttattggtaaagccatcatggaaaacttttctatcaaattgccatggcctacccaaaagaacatgtgtagcttccattgacacaacatcacacaagacctcatctttgtatttaccaatagagaaatttatgaggacttgtttgttaacaaTGATTTCGCTcacctcacttaaccattgtaatttgtagggctttgtatgagagatagtagacaatccaagcttatctactactcttgtactagccacattggcACAACTACCCacatccactatcaaagaacaaatgttgttttgaatgagacatcttgtatgaaaaatattttctctttgactttcatcaaagggtTGTAAAACTTGACCAAGAAGACATCTCACAaccaacaaatctccttcaagtggacttTCGCTCTCATGCTCACTTGATGgcctagaaggtgaagaatgcctagatgaatcagaatcatgctcactaactactatgccattatgcacatacatattccttttagaaggacaattagaagcaatgtgaccatatcccaaacatttaaagcatttcttactagatgATTTGATTGGTGATTTAggagtagaagtagaaggcttagactccttaggtttgaaagaagaatccttagaaggaagttttgaaaaagctttttttatttttccaagagttgttgtagtaaccatcattgggagagtttttgaaagcatttttctttgcaagttgggattcaacctttattgcaaggtgaaccaaagatcccaaagatgaatactcttgaagttcaacaacatcttaaatatcccttcttagaccactcacaaagctagctatcttagcttcctcactctcatccatgtctactttaagtaaaagcgtttctaactccttaaagtaagcatccacacttagcgtgccttgttgaaaccgttggagcttcaacattaggtctttcctaaagtgtggtggaacgaatctaaggcgcatacactctttcaaatcgttccaagaaaccacgggaggtctcttgttgtatataatgtccattacaagtctatgccaccattgcatggcataatctatgaattctaaagaggctattttcaccttttggtcATCATTGACCTCATAGGCTaggaaaatttgttcacatttaacctcccaatctaaatacacattaggatcactatcaccactaaagctagggaCTTTTACAAAAGGACATTGAGGCTTTGCTTCTTGGTGATGTCTTTGTTCACGGTGATGGCTTTctccatgagaatgatggtgatgcctctttcttctatgttcttctccATGGTTGTGAGCATTGGAAGAACCTTTGGAAGAATGTCTAGGAGAATGATGTCTTCCATGGATGGAATGTGAGGATCTTTCTTGCTTCAATTCAACTTTTGCATAGCTTCATCTTTGATTTCTAATCTTTCTTCCAACTTTTGCATAGCTTCATCTTTGAGAGCAAGGGCTCGTTTTGCCTCTTTTAactcattaagaacataagctTTATGAGTAGAATGTGGTTTGGAAGATTCAACACTTGAATATGTAtccattggacaaagaaaaAAGCAAACACAATAGCaaacaatattaagaaaaacaatgtTAGCAAATGGAACAATTATAGGGATGTACTGAAAATTAAAAGTCACTCCAAGAAAGAGtacttccctcaaccaatctgTTCTTGAGGTCTTgtaactctcaaatgaaatatgtcaaagcaaaaacactctttctcaaagccaatacaccacaaaatttaaagaacaataaaaggcaaacaagaaaggctatatcaaaaggaatacaagatatatgacaaactcaaagaatagtgaagaaaagacaagcaagaaaaataaggtactcaattaaaggatgacacacaaaagaaacctaaatAAAAGctctagaatagatgaagaaaacaaaaacagaattattggaattttttttttgttataaattgtgcgtgactttacagatttatctggaactgTAAAATGCAAACtggattttgaaatttaaaccacataaatttcaagatcttatctcaaaaatggcactggaattacataaaaacagtaagccaattaattgtgataaattttgcaaaattactgccagattactgtattttttgTGCTAGAATTACACATTggacgtatttcatttatcatattttttgtacttggaattttgatgtacttcttttttctacttttttataacactttcaagaactcaaatccagaatttccaaaatttccagtaagcaaagaaattgcaataaatcgaaacagtcaacacgttttcaagaaaacagaggaaacctaactggaatgaaaaacagaattaagaacttcaaaagacataattgaagtgatgtttaagaacttgtatagatctattacacaagtatgaactcaaaactaaaaagaaaaagcaccaaaggatcaagaaaacaaacacataaaactgtactcaaaacaaaatcaagaaacaaaaattatcaacaaaaggactacataaaattgataacatttttggagaaacatgacttgaacaaaacttataaggattcaaaaatcaaaatgacacaaaagcaatgtaataaaaaaagaaaacagcaagaaaactaaaaaataaatctaaaacagaaaagtaacaacaagaatgtaaagttcttgaattaaaagtgccaaaacaactcaaacacacataagaacaaacctaagactcatgataccacatgatatgattccaataacatgatagagatataatatgaacatgttatggattcaacaagagttggaatatgattaggcactttttaagaattggatcaatgttcttaacaatcaagaactcaccaaaactcaagtaaccaagccaaactcatatagaaacccataatatggcatatgaaccgattaaaacaagagagaacacaaatgaaccgattaaaacacaagGAAACACAACCAAAACCACAAGAGCAGAAAACTAGGAGAAACTACcgaataaaaacataaaacaaactagttctaccgattgaaaagacaagaaacatcaaagacatgttttagagtttgttttggaatggaaatggaaggagatgaaaagaacaaggaaacttatgtggttggagctcttggagatgtgcacgccacttgaaggatgaaaggcttcaagatgagtgtagttgccgccacttgagaatccaagaatgcactcaagataagactagaagagaagaagacacaagtctctctcaattcactcaccaatttgggagaggttctttactcacaaaatcaattctattatttcaaagacccaaGCCTTCCTTTTATATGGAGGAAGACCGGCCACCTACAAaagaagcttacaagagaagctttacAAGGTAGCCTTCTAAACTCTTCCAATTCTAGCGCCTAAATGGAGAATGAAGAGGCACCTTCTAGATTCTTCCTAAAACTAACGCCTATAAATGTtatacaaaagaggtgtcttaggtttccctctttagcacctttctaaacactactctatgtgttttaaattttatacaaaagaaactacaaaaggAGAAAACATTTGAAGCCTACTTCGTAACTCTTTAgctttgctccttgtaatcctttgaggtaaaaaggatgatgagctaatGTGCCTTTGAACATCTTCAACTTCAACttcattctcttcttcttcttgatctccatcaccacTTAACACTCATATAGGTGATTTCATCAAGTGTATGCTGCAAATCATACACCACCGATAAGGaatatgaaaatcattaaaactttGTAAATCGTTAAAACTATTTTACCTCAGAACTTTAACCACAAAGTTTATCCTCTCGATAATGCAGTGTCTAGCACTTTCACACACACCATAGGAATGAACAAAGTTGATCTTAAATCAATATTAGTGCTAGCATAACTAACAAGTGACTTGTTTTTACCcatatgaaccttattcatggggtctccaatcacaaaggttgAGTTTGcatcacttgtttgtttgcaaGTGGCTTAAGTCCCATCCTCCTTGATGTTTCTAAAATCAGTTTCCTCCCTACGGGTTTTGTGAGAGGATCTGCCAAATTCCGTTCTAACTTGACATAGTCATTAGCAAGGTAGTCAAAATCGCGAGTAAACTCGCAAAAACGTATGAGTCAACGATCTTGGAGCCAAAACCGAGTTGACTCGCACGGCGGATCGGTGCCGGAGCGGATCGCACTGCGTCGCCGCGGAGCTCGCTGCCTCGGAGGCCGTCTCCAAGTCGCCTCGCACTGTGGCGCGGTACAGCCTAACCCTtaaaaaaccctaaaaaaacCCTAATTTATTTTAGTCTGGTGCGGCCCAATGCGGCCAGTGCGGCCCAATGAGGCTAGAGAGGTCCaatgtatgttttttttaagtaaaaccctaaaaaaaaataaaaatcctaaaaaaattagaaacccTAAGCAATTCAGAACAGAACCTACCGCCTCCGCCTCTGCTCGCGACGCCGCAGCTCCTCCTCCGCTCGCCTCGCCGTCGCTCTGCTCGCCTCGCCTCCTCCGCGAATGTTCTCCTCATTTGTTCTCTCTCATTTTCCATCACAGTCCCGCCtcgtgttatttttttattctacaaAACAATGTCTTCTACTATGGATTCAGGAGGTGGGGACAGTACAAAAAAAGGAAGTGTCAAAAAAGACCCTGCATGGAATCACTGTATTTCTATTGATGGGAAATCAAGAAACGTGAAGTGTAAATATTGTGAGAAGGTTTTAGCTGGGGGTACCTATAGGCTAAAGCATCATCTTGCATGCACTTCAAAAGATGTTGGAGCATGTCTTGTTGTCCCAGAAgaagttaaaaatttaatattggGTACTGTCTCTATGCTACAGCAAAATTTAATCAAAAAATCTATGTTCGGAGTAGACTTGGAAAGCAATGTTAGTGATTctggaaattttagaaaaagacCTTCTCAAGAAGAGAGTGTGGGGGGTGAGTCATCATCAAGTATTTTCAAGAGAAGAGGAAGTCAAACTACTATCAATTCCATCTTCAAGAAAAGTGAGAGGGAAGATACATGTCAACAAATTGCTTTATTTTTCTACAACAATGTTATTCCCTTTAATGTAGCAAGGAGTGAAGAGTTCACTAAAATGGTTGAAATGATTGCCAAACATGGTCCTGGAATTAAGCCACCATCATACCATGAAATCAGGGTGAAATACTTGAAGCAAAAGGTTGAAAAAACCAATCAAATATTGGAAGAACATAGATTATGTTGGAAAAACTATGGTTGCACAATAATGACAGATGGGTGGACTGACAGGAAGAGAAGAACCATACTTAATTTTCTTGTAAATAGTCCAAAGGGGACTGTTTTTTTGAAGTCAATTGATGCTTCTGACATATCTAAGACAACTGACAAAATTTTCAAGATGATGGATGATGTTGTTGAAGAGGTTGGGGAAGATAATGTGATGCAGATTGTAACTGATAATGCAGCAAATTACAAAGCAGCTGGAGATCTCTTAATGCAAAAGAGAAGAAAATTGTATTTGACACCATCCGCAGCACATTGCATTGATTTAATGTTGGAAGATTTTGGGAAAAAAATACCACTCCATCAGGAGACTATATCAAATGGTAAGAAAATCACAGCCTACATCTATTCTAGAACTAGTCTTATTTGCTTGTTGCACAAACATACTGAAGGGATAGATTTAATAAGACCGGTTAATACTCGTTTTGCCACTTCTTATTTAACTTTGGGATGTTtaaatgagaataaaaaatCACTTATTAGGATGTTTACATCTAAGGAGTGGCAATCTAGTCAGTGTGTAAAGACTAGAGATGGAAGGCTTGTTGAAAATTTGGTATTGAATAAGGGATTCTGGtcaaatattttgaattgtttgaGGGGTGCTCTTCCCCTAATTAAGGTGTTGTGCATGGTGGATTCTGATGAAAAACCAGCCATGGGTTTTATTTATGAAGAGATGGACCTTGCTAAAGAGAAGATACAAAGTCTCTTCAATGGAGTTAGTAAAAGGTAAATAACTAATTACCTTTCACTTTTATTTCATTCCTAATCTCTTTTAGAAATATAAACTttgtttctatatttatttatttacttttatcttACATAGTTACACTCCACTTTGGGAAATCATTGATCAAAGATGGGACAACCAATTGCATAGGCCATTACATGCTGCAGGCCATTATCTAAATCCCATTTTGCATTATCATCCGGATTTTAAAGCTAATTATGAGGTGAAACGGGGGATGTATGAATGTTTAGAGAGGATGGGAGGAGACATTGATGAGATAACTAAGATTGATGCCCAAATTGAGGGTTTCAAGAGCAAATCTGGATTTTTGGGTAGTGAAATAGCTCAACGTGCACTCAAAACAAAAACTCCAGCACAATGGTGGGAACAATATGGTGATGCGCTTCCGGAACTACAAAGATTTGCAGTTAGAGTTTTGGGTTTGACTTGTAGTTCATCCGGGTGTGAGCGCAATTAGAGTGCATTTGAAAGGGTAAGCATTTAAATTTATGAgttcattttataattaaaatttatgaaaggaTAAATTTATGATGTTATAATTATTTAGGTCCACACGAAAAAAAGAAATCGTTTACACCAGAAGACCATGAATGATGTAGTCTTTGTGATGGCTAATTCAAGATTGATGAAGAGGAAGGATATTAGGAACACAAAAAACTACAACATTGATGACCTTGCCTCTGATGAAGAATGGACAGTGGAAGATAATGAAGCAAATGATGTTGAACTTATGGATGATTTGGATGAAGTTGGAGAAGTTGAACCTATGGATGATTTGGAGGTTCCTCCAATTGCTGCGGATGATGAAGGTCATGGCATAGATAACattaatgaaaatgaagatCTTATAAAAGAGAATGATGATTATCCTTCAATTAATATGAAGGATTTCCTTGGATAGTTTAATTGTATTAGATATTTGTGAACTTAGTTGTTTTCTGTATGAACAATTTATGATTTATGAAACTGTTTCCAGTTGTGTTAtgtattgaatattatttttcatatgttaGTAACTCTTACGAGTCGAGTTACGATCTTTTAGCTCCTTCCCGATCCTCGTACGAGTTACGAGTTTGACTACATTGGTCATTAGAAATCGTTCCACTCTTTAACAACTGTTTCGCCAAATTAtgtctcaattgtatatgtTTGTTCTTTCCATTGTAAGTTTTAATTTTAGCTATAACTATTGTCATTGGCAATCACAATGTATTGATACAGATGGGGTTGGTTTCATTCCTAACAGAATGTTtgctaagaagtttttcaaccacTCAACTTCACTACTAGCCATTTCGAGAGCAACAAACTCAAATTTCATTGTTGATCTTGCAATAATAGTTTGCATTGTTGATCTCCATGTAACTGCACTACTCCCAAGTGTAAATACATAACCGCTAGTGGGTTTTGTCTCATCTGAATCAGAGATCTAGTTAGCATCATTGTACCTTCTAGCACAACGGGAAATCCACTATATTCATTGGCATAATTCATTGTACCTCTCAAGTATTTCATGAGTCTCACAAGTGCATCCCAATGATCCTAGACATTGAGTGCATCTACTCAGTCTACCTACTGCATAAGCAATATTTGGTCTAGAAAAACTCATTAAATCCAATAGGCTCCCAATTATCTGGGCATACTGAGTTTGAGAAATAGATTCTCCTatgttcttctttaatttagagTTAGCATCATAAGGGGTGCACACTGAATTGTCATAGTAACcaaacttcttaagaagtttcTCAATATATTTTTCTTGGAATACTAATATACTATGTCCCTTCCTTATAATTTTAACtcctagaatcacacttgcttcacccATATGTCTTTCATCCCAAACTTGGATccaagaaataaatttgttttaaaaacaatatcattACATGTACCAAAAATTAGCATGTCATCTACATACAAACATATAATGACACATTAACCATTTTCAGATATAGAATATACTCATTTATCAGCATCATTGGTAGAAAAATCttcacaaagtaaaacattatcaagTTTTTTCATGCCACTgttttggtgcttgtttcaaaccatacaaagattttaaaagtttgcatacTTTTCCCTTTTGACCTGGAACTACACATCCTTCAGGTTtagtaatataaattttatcttcTAGTTCACCATTCAAAAAGGTTGTTTTAACATTCATTTGGTGAATTACTAACTTATGGATAGATGCTAGGGCTAGCAACACACAGATTGAGGAAATCCTAGTAACAGGGGCAAAAGTATCAAAGAAATCTATGTTATGtttttgagtaaaacctttaTCAACTAATCTTGCCTTATATTTCTCTATGGATCCATCAGGATGGTACTTCTTTttaaagatccacttacaaCCAATGGGTTTTTCTCCTTTAGGAAGATCTACTAAGGTCcacgtattatttttcttaattgaatcaaGCTTAGTTTCAATTGCCTTATCCCAATGTTTAGCATCAAGCGCACTAGTAGTTTCTAAAAAACTTATTGGATCATTTTCAACTAGATAAGTGTAAAAGTCATCTTTAAATGAGGTTTCCTTTCTctgtcttttacttcttctaATATCCTCACTCATGGCATCACTAACACTATCTATAGGTTGTTCAGATGTACCAGTACTCTTTAGAGGAAAGATATGTTCAAAGAACTCAACATTTTTTGTCTCTACAATAGTGTTATGTTCAATTATATTAAGAACTAGAAACTATAGGCAACATTAAGTTTCGCATATCCTAAGAACATGCAACTAGATGTTTTAAAGCTTATTTTGCTTTTCTTAGGATCAGGTAACATCACTTTAGCTAAACACCCCCACACTCTTAGGTTCATATTAGGTTGATAACCTTTCCACAACTCATTGAGTGTTTTACCagttttcttatatggtatcctATTTTGCAAAAAACACACGGTAAACAGAGATTTACCCCACAGATTATCAAGAGCATTAGAACTAATAAGCATGtcattcatcatttctttaagagtcatatttttcctttcaactactcCATTAGATTCAGGTGAATACGGTGTggttacttcatgaataataccttctttaacacgataatcattaaataaaacatattcaccacctctatctaatctaattcttttaattttcttattcaatTGATTTTCTACTTCCGCTTTATAAGTTAAGAACATGTCAAAAGCTTCatccttatgtttaattaaatacactttggtgtatctataaaaataatctataaatgttacaaaataatttttaccaccTCTAGACATGGTTTGTTTTAAATCTCCAAGATTGATATGAATTAAACCAAGAAGTTCAGCTTGACGTTTTACGGAATGACATGTTTTCTtcgttattttagattctacacTTATATCacatttactattttatttgtCATGCATGTTGATTAATCCTAATTGTTGCAATTTCATAACATACGAATAATTCACATGTCCTAATCTAGCATGCCATATATCATATGAATCAACAATATAAGCAAAAGATTCAGATTCATTAATAACTTCAAAAATGTTCAATACAAAAAGACCTTGATCACAATATCCCTTCTTcacaaaaacattgtttttttgtcataacaatctTGTCAGATTCAAATGACACTTTAACCCCAACTTTGCTTAACAATGCCACAGAGATCAAATTAACTCTAATCGATGGCACATGTAGCACATCACTCAAAGCCAGAGTTTTACCATATGTGACATTCAGAAGAACCTTTTCTTTTCCTAGGACATGAGTTGTCCTGGAGTTACCGAGATAAACTTGTTCTTCTCCATCCCCCACACTTGTGTAAGAGGTAAACACATTTCTATTTGCACAGATATATCTGGTAGCCCCAGAGTCTACCACCCATTTTCTCACATTTGTCACAAGATTTACTTGTGAAATGACTGTCACAATTGTATCTTCCCCTTCGACTAGATTTGCCTTAGGAGGATAGTCGTTTTTGGCCCTATGTTTACACTGAGGTGCATGATGACCTAACATTCCACAAACAAATCAGTTTCTTGAAAGTGGAGTTAGTCCCATTGGGACGAgagaatttattattatattttttttgtgatCTGATTTTTCTCGTACCTTTTTAAACTAGTTTGTCTTCTACCACGTTTGCTTTGACAGACAAAGTTTTGGCCTTTGCAGCAGCACACTCCTTCTTGTTTGTGTCTTCAATTATGATGTGAGTGATCAGATCTGATAGTGACATCTGTTTGTGCATGTGCTTCAGTTGTTGTCTGTAATCAGTCTAAAATTACGAAAGCTTTTCGATCAAGAATTCAGACaagcttttattattttattatgttatttaatcATTTTGTAACTACTTCAACAACAGTTATAACAGTTTTGAAATGACAAAATTGGAAAATGTTACTAattgaaaattaagaaaaaaaaattcttaatattagatttgaaaaataattgattaaggAAACGTGTAGAGgtttgtgatttttatttttttttgaaaaagaagttattaaaaacattattggTGAAGTTGGTTTCATTGGTGAAGTTGGTTTCTTTGGCATGTGTGAGATGTTACAGGTGTGAAAAAAGAAAGGTTAGTTGAATCTATATAAAGGGTGGGttggaagagaaagaagaaaagattgaaatatACAGGGAGTGAAGAAAGTCGTGAAAACCGTGAAGGAAAGCGCAACAAGCATTGGTTCTTTTATCTGGGTTGGAGAAGACCAAAGTCACTCTCCATGAGAAGTTTAGTCTCTTATACATTTCTGTTCATCTTCAATCAACCACAATTTTTCTTGATAGTGAGCATATGAGTGCACATGATGAAAAGGAAAGAACTTGACAACCAAAAGAAACAAGAGAAGATAAATGAGACTGAGATGAAGAAGCATCAAGCACATCAGCACAATGTTGCCGCCAAGCAATTTGTCGTGTTGGACAAACTCACACCCCATGTACCCGGTGAATATAACCAAACCAAATGATAACAATGACTGAGCCTGATAATGTGCATGATAATTTATCATGGGTCTGAGCCTGAACATGGGAACTTCCACCGATGGAAACTACCACTGTCGTGGATATAACTACCCAAACTAGCATTGTGGGAGGAAATGCTCTACGAGTGttatattatttatctattagagtagtttattaattttacattgtattttttttttatcctgatttataaattaaaatgagaccagttttttcaatatataaaagTATAGTCGTtaaatgttgattttttttaatttttttttaattttataaaacgaaattaataaattatttatttcataacctttatttattattgaattattttattattataaatatatagttaattttaattaatacattataaaacataaaaagtacATATGTGTTTACATAATTtacataaaaactaatttacataatcgattatgtgtttaacataatcgattatgtattttatttttaaatatattttgtaatagattattcagttttttttatcatcaaatttCATGTAAAAATTCAACGGTATTTTTTTATCACCAAATTTCATGTAAAAAATCAATGGTATTTTAACTCTTTCAACATGGTTGACGTGATTTTTCTGGTCTTTCTTTTCACAGTAGCGAAGAACAATGATACTTCTTTCGGAAATCGTCGTTCGCTTTTTTTTGCCTATCAGCTCCACAAATTAATCTTCGTGCACAGTAAACGAGTAGAATGGCGTTAAAGTTTATGACaaatatacattttaatttcatttattttcttaatctaTTTTTTCTATTTGCTTTTAACTTAAGTTTTAGGTAAATTTCGAATTTTAAATGTCATGAACATGCTTCATCAAGCTTCGTCTCACTTTTTATGGAGTGCTTCTCTAAATGGAGTTCTTCTCTAAGATTTCTTCAGTTGATTAACTCCTTCTATCCTTCTAAGAATCACGTCACTTTTGCAAGAACCACGTCACTTTTGCATTGCCCCTATTCACTGTTACATTCTAAATGTTTTTAAGGATTGTACAATTATAAACATTTTGAAAGATCTGTGTAAGTTCCTGTTATAATCATGTATTGACAGTAACTGAATAACCTGAGcgttataattttcaaaatattaaaacaacatTTCTCAGTTGAGAGAAGTGATTCACAAAAATCTGAGGCAAGGAAAAAGACAGATTATAGCAGCAACTCTGAAAACAAAGATGCCTCAAAAATTATCTTCAAAGCCTAAACATTAA encodes:
- the LOC137805566 gene encoding uncharacterized protein, with translation MDSGGGDSTKKGSVKKDPAWNHCISIDGKSRNVKCKYCEKVLAGGTYRLKHHLACTSKDVGACLVVPEEVKNLILGTVSMLQQNLIKKSMFGVDLESNVSDSGNFRKRPSQEESVGGESSSSIFKRRGSQTTINSIFKKSEREDTCQQIALFFYNNVIPFNVARSEEFTKMVEMIAKHGPGIKPPSYHEIRVKYLKQKVEKTNQILEEHRLCWKNYGCTIMTDGWTDRKRRTILNFLVNSPKGTVFLKSIDASDISKTTDKIFKMMDDVVEEVGEDNVMQIVTDNAANYKAAGDLLMQKRRKLYLTPSAAHCIDLMLEDFGKKIPLHQETISNGCLHLRSGNLVSV